In Neodiprion pinetum isolate iyNeoPine1 chromosome 6, iyNeoPine1.2, whole genome shotgun sequence, one genomic interval encodes:
- the GlcAT-I gene encoding galactosylgalactosylxylosylprotein 3-beta-glucuronosyltransferase I, translated as MPFSETIFVVDGNCEKSTMRNRRFLECTFVLLLVTVIILQWIRYKNLQEEWLSEQRSTIVQRLDENARQTKLISEDMRVAIKSIETQKRMLLQMQGKEYYRNKPTIYAITPTFARFVQKAELTRLAQTFVHIPTFHWILVEDSTNKTNLVTNLLMGSGLAFTHLAIPTPPNYKLGRNDPNWKKPRGVEQRNAGLKWLRDNLTPDDEGIVFFADDDNTYSIKLFEEMEKIKHVGVWPVGLVGGLMVEKPICDEVTRKVVGFNSAWKSDRPFPIDMAGFAFKLKLLFQHKDAWFSFEIQSGYQESEILRHITTRDQLEPLADCCKKVYVWHTRTEPPKLSAEQLLTKKGKKSNEGIEV; from the exons ATGCCGTTTAGTGAAACGATATTTGTCGTCGACGGAAACTGTGAGAAATCTACAATGCGGAATCGGCGATTTCTCGAGTGTACATTCGTCCTGCTTCTTGTCACCGTTATCATACTTCAATGGATACGAT ACAAGAATCTGCAAGAAGAATGGTTGTCAGAGCAGAGGAGTACGATAGTCCAACGGTTGGACGAAAATGCCAGACAAACTAAGTTGATCTCGGAAGATATGAGAGTTGCAATAAAAAGCATTGAAACGCAGAAGAGAATGTTATTACAAATGCAGGGCAAGGAGTATTATCGCAATAAGCCAACGATATACGCGATAACCCCAACATTTGCAAGGTTTGTTCAAAAAGCGGAACTTACTCGGCTGGCGCAGACCTTTGTGCACATCCCAACTTTCCATTGGATACTCGTCGAAGATTCGACGAACAAAACAAATCTGGTTACGAATCTTTTGATGGGCAGTGGGTTGGCCTTCACCCATTTGGCCATCCCTACTCCGCCCAATTATAAACTCGGAAGAAACGATCCGAATTGGAAGAAGCCCAGAGGGGTCGAGCAACGGAACGCGGGCCTCAAGTGGCTCCGAGACAATCTCACGCCCGATGACGAAGGCATCGTATTTTTCGCCGACGACGACAATACGTACTCCATTAAGCTTTTTGAGGAG atgGAAAAGATTAAGCATGTCGGCGTGTGGCCCGTTGGGTTGGTCGGAGGTCTGATGGTCGAGAAACCGATATGCGACGAAGTTACGCGTAAAGTGGTTGGTTTCAACTCGGCATGGAAATCCGACAGACCATTTCCCATTGACATGGCTGGATTTGCGTTCAAGTTGAAGCTGCTTTTCCAACATAAAGACGCTTGGTTCTCATTCGAGATCCAATCCGGTTATCAAGAGAGCGAAATATTGCGACACATAACCACCAGGGACCAGCTGGAACCCCTGGCTGATTGTTGCAAAAAG gtaTACGTCTGGCACACTAGAACCGAGCCACCTAAGCTAAGTGCCGAACAACTTTTGACTAAAAAAGGCAAGAAATCGAACGAGGGTATTGAAGTCTAA